In Verrucomicrobiia bacterium, a single genomic region encodes these proteins:
- a CDS encoding DUF3096 domain-containing protein — translation MQINLTYQPLLALIAGILILIVPRLLNYIVAIYFIIIGIAGLIR, via the coding sequence ATGCAAATTAATCTCACCTATCAACCTCTTCTAGCTTTAATCGCTGGCATTTTAATTTTAATTGTCCCGCGACTACTTAACTACATCGTTGCCATCTATTTTATCATTATTGGCATTGCAGGCCTGATTCGCTAG
- a CDS encoding methyltransferase domain-containing protein, with the protein MDWEQRYRVRDTPWDKGYAAPPLEDYLKDHPIKGKVLVPGCGLGHDARLLASRGANVTGLDVAPTAIERAKEFLGKVEYVLGDLFHLSEAWKEKFDWVVEHTCFCAIDPNQREAYVKSVYEVLKVNGRLLGIFYLNPEVEEGPPFGIKVTQLDLLFNPYFTLEKEWIPNRSYEGREGRELLRIYQKMV; encoded by the coding sequence ATGGACTGGGAACAGCGTTATCGAGTCCGTGACACGCCTTGGGATAAAGGTTATGCTGCGCCACCTTTGGAAGATTATTTGAAGGATCATCCGATTAAAGGAAAGGTTTTGGTCCCGGGTTGTGGGTTGGGTCACGATGCGCGTTTGTTAGCGAGTCGGGGAGCCAATGTCACGGGCTTGGATGTTGCGCCAACGGCGATTGAGCGAGCTAAAGAATTTTTGGGAAAAGTCGAATATGTTTTGGGCGATCTTTTTCATTTGTCTGAGGCCTGGAAAGAGAAATTTGATTGGGTTGTGGAGCACACTTGCTTTTGTGCGATTGATCCTAATCAACGCGAAGCTTATGTGAAATCGGTTTATGAAGTTTTGAAGGTGAACGGCAGGTTATTGGGCATTTTTTATTTAAATCCCGAAGTGGAAGAAGGTCCGCCGTTTGGGATTAAAGTAACACAATTAGACTTACTTTTTAATCCCTATTTTACTTTAGAAAAAGAGTGGATTCCTAATCGGAGTTATGAAGGTCGAGAAGGGAGAGAGTTGCTACGCATTTATCAAAAAATGGTGTGA
- a CDS encoding translation initiation factor, protein MKKKERIPTSGESAPLSSPFAAFHLEGLPVSSSESTSVVTAKKGRVVLRKETSQRAGKAVIVVSQFESRINLREIDELARGLKKFCGCGGTVKDREIEIQGDQPAKIRNFLENQGFRVDGVR, encoded by the coding sequence ATGAAAAAGAAAGAACGCATTCCTACCTCGGGTGAGTCGGCGCCGCTTAGTTCGCCTTTTGCTGCATTTCACCTGGAGGGACTTCCTGTTTCTTCTTCGGAATCTACTTCGGTTGTCACTGCAAAAAAAGGGCGTGTGGTATTGCGTAAAGAGACGTCACAACGCGCCGGTAAGGCGGTGATTGTGGTTTCGCAGTTTGAATCGAGAATCAATCTTCGCGAGATTGACGAGTTGGCGCGAGGTTTAAAAAAATTTTGTGGATGCGGCGGAACAGTGAAGGATCGAGAAATTGAAATTCAAGGGGATCAACCGGCGAAAATTCGTAACTTCCTAGAGAACCAAGGGTTTCGCGTGGATGGAGTGCGTTGA